A part of Setaria viridis chromosome 8, Setaria_viridis_v4.0, whole genome shotgun sequence genomic DNA contains:
- the LOC117833502 gene encoding uncharacterized protein, which translates to MSELMKMDFTKIVKTWEELQLRILVLASLFIQCFLFVSAPQRKRRIPGLLRFFIWLAYLGSDAVAIYALTTLSGSQEKDSHPGPQVLWVPILLVHLGGQEAITAYNIEDNELWRRHVLTAVFKVTVAINVFVKYYPWSSSPDIGIFVPGLLLFLCGITKCVCKPWDLKRVSINSLVDDSSGPAEKGEIDSLHEYLRAAMLYVRQADHGSLQPSDGGDGACKVDEVWKPYNLCVDVAPPYPGRLSCLRHLVRNQDEAHRLVQSGLSATFDRLYTKESLKLHDISPLNMTNNVAMNRWKILTSAVGIRTVAALVLLWAIGLFYHSSSHAYNHIDVTITYALLWSALVMECAIPALMESVDKIKRWRLNANRWPDQVAQYNLVGYLARNRKHSWLMKMATCLVGTDLLDQRWCMESSKSSHEITKLVHGHVAGGWTEGHIADAEAFRAFNDCRGQWTLDKEEAHTTSKHLRSSVSRPFDESVLLWHLATDFCFHLHRTASSCEAARRRSREMSNYMAYLLFVNPEMLMPGARRSLFRAAYGELADMLEENPRHTPRDEAGLAHKVIQLVKRDTEGTSIVHQAWSIAEDLMDLCKDNDEKMWRVIQGVWVEMLCFSASRCRGYLHAKSLGTGGEYLSYVWLLLLYMGMETLSEKMQRTELYEDCTAAGRTSSAATATNDQNV; encoded by the exons ATGAGTGAGTTGATGAAAATGGATTTCACCAAAATAGTGAAGACGTGGGAGGAGTTGCAGCTGCGCATCCTCGTCCTCGCAAGCCTCTTCATCCAGTGCTTCCTCTTCGTCTCCGCACCCCAGCGTAAGCGCCGAATCCCAGGTTTGCTCAGGTTCTTCATCTGGCTGGCCTACCTTGGCAGCGATGCTGTAGCGATCTACGCGCTTACCACCCTCTCCGGTAGCCAAGAGAAAGACAGCCATCCCGGCCCGCAGGTTTTGTGGGTGCCAATCCTCTTGGTGCACCTGGGCGGGCAGGAGGCCATAACTGCCTATAACATCGAAGACAACGAGCTATGGAGGCGGCATGTCCTGACAGCGGTGTTTAAG GTCACCGTCGCTATTAACGTGTTTGTCAAGTACTACCCGTGGTCGTCGTCTCCTGACATCGGAATCTTCGTACCAGGACTGCTTTTGTTCTTGTGTGGAATTACCAAATGCGTATGCAAGCCATGGGACCTGAAGAGAGTGAGCATCAACAGCCTCGTTGACGACTCTTCAGGTCCAGCAGAAAAGGGTGAGATCGATTCGCTTCACGAGTACCTACGAGCCGCAATGCTATATGTCCGCCAGGCCGACCATGGCAGCCTACAGCCATCTGATGGCGGTGACGGCGCTTGTAAAGTAGACGAAGTTTGGAAGCCCTACAACTTGTGCGTAGACGTTGCACCCCCGTACCCCGGCCGGCTTAGCTGCCTAAGACACCTGGTGCGTAACCAAGACGAAGCCCATCGCTTGGTGCAGTCCGGTCTCTCTGCAACCTTCGATCGACTCTACACCAAGGAATCACTGAAGCTGCATGACATCTCGCCTTTGAACATGACCAATAACGTCGCCATGAACCGCTGGAAGATCCTTACCTCGGCTGTTGGTATACGGACGGTAGCCGCACTTGTACTGCTGTGGGCGATCGGTCTGTTCTACCACAGTAGTAGTCACGCGTACAACCACATCGATGTCACCATCACATATGCCTTGCTATGGTCTGCTCTTGTTATGGAGTGTGCCATCCCTGCCCTGATGGAATCCGTCGACAAGATCAAGCGATGGCGGCTCAACGCGAACCGGTGGCCCGATCAAGTTGCGCAGTACAACCTCGTAGGGTACTTGGCCCGGAACAGGAAGCACTCGTGGCTCATGAAGATGGCGACCTGCCTGGTCGGCACGGACCTGCTCGACCAGCGCTGGTGCATGGAGTCCTCCAAGTCATCGCATGAAATCACCAAGCTCGTGCATGGCCACGTCGCCGGAGGATGGACGGAGGGTCACATAGCGGACGCGGAGGCATTCAGGGCCTTCAACGACTGCCGGGGGCAGTGGACTCTCGACAAGGAAGAGGCTCACACCACATCGAAGCACCTGCGATCGAGCGTGTCGAGGCCGTTCGATGAGAGCGTCCTCCTCTGGCACCTCGCTACCGACTTCTGCTTCCACCTCCACCGGACGGCTTCCTCATGCGAagctgcccgccgccggagcagggAGATGTCCAACTACATGGCGTACCTCCTGTTCGTCAACCCGGAGATGCTCATGCCCGGTGCCCGGCGCAGCCTGTTCAGAGCTGCCTACGGCGAGCTCGCGGACATGCTCGAGGAGAATCCACGACACACGCCGCGGGACGAGGCTGGCCTCGCCCACAAAGTGATCCAGCTGGTGAAGAGGGATACCGAGGGCACGAGCATCGTTCACCAAGCTTGGAGCATCGCCGAGGATCTCATGGATTTATGCAAAGACAACGATGAGAAAATGTGGCGGGTGATCCAGGGCGTGTGGGTGGAGATGCTCTGCTTCTCCGCCAGCAGGTGCAGAGGGTACCTACACGCCAAGAGCTTGGGCACGGGCGGGGAATACCTCTCCTACGTCTGGCTCCTCCTCTTGTACATGGGGATGGAGACCTTGTCGGAGAAGATGCAGAGGACGGAGCTGTACGAGGACtgcacggcggccggccggaCATCATCTGCAGCAACGGCCACCAATGACCAGAATGTTTGA